A stretch of the Solanum dulcamara chromosome 6, daSolDulc1.2, whole genome shotgun sequence genome encodes the following:
- the LOC129891746 gene encoding uncharacterized protein LOC129891746 isoform X2, protein MPSVGGMRRTTRIFGARVLRSGRRLSTPGEVKRAKHGDEWIGLLDNVGGGGGTDASRCKKNGWLKKDVSPKHEAVQMDIDVDSKAMDEPETPEAPVAETISLVSNIHRMWGIVYTRKRKRVDLKRHDSVVGEVLTEVRRFGKHFARKKKVRSANAKDSDKSEDGQVSSDIVITSYGSSYWVSCLLNCILMYLRRSTVSLQQIFGFINSKPLRDVYSLHGILLLQDQTPRKIKTGACVISGVRCSVPVFSLDFSTVPCCFIYLHSSLLLRFVPMSYALVMYPTVAVDEVTVTNDKEIVSCLTPVNNQSGLDVVASGVYDSKKIEVVNPTVGLPKLAARHLQPRNSRNIQKRRSSLRSMRDRHSSFGTQNANGVLTSDRLRFRRDGLRFSSRTSHYELRSSRQKTSSPSVKELKSALVGLTQNIDATSCSANILVIEPDKCYREEGAVIAMELSAAKQWILAVKIGGVRRFNLTTEKVMRPCSSNRVTHDIIWVGDSGWKLEFPDRQDWLIFKELYKGCSDRNVQPPVVSIIPVPGVREVSGYAESNPPDFARPVSYITVKDDELARALARSTANYDMDCDDEEWLRNFNDQPSLENDHLSAESFELLIDTFEKGFYCNPDDYSDEKAAVSSCPNKEKKEIVEAVYSYWLKKRKQNRSSLIKIFQCYQPRRTQVIPKSVFRKKRSFKRQGSQAGRGKQRPFLPEKDALQQQNAVLKVKEAKAAANKSEDLAVKMRHKAQQLMENADLATYKAMMALKIAEAAKIAKSTEAVAPFFLG, encoded by the exons ATGCCTTCGGTGGGTGGGATGAGAAGGACTACAAGGATATTTGGGGCAAGGGTTTTGAGGTCAGGACGGAGGTTGTCGACTCCAGGTGAGGTTAAGCGGGCAAAACATGGGGATGAGTGGATTGGGCTTCTTGACAATGTAGGTGGTGGTGGCGGTACTGATGCCTCTAGGTGCAAGAAAAACGGGTGGCTTAAGAAGGATGTTTCTCCGAAGCATGAAGCTGTCCAAATGGATATTGATGTAGATAGTAAGGCTATGGATGAACCGGAGACACCTGAGGCACCTGTGGCGGAGACCATTAGCCTGGTTAGCAATATACATAGGATGTGGGGAATTGTATATACAAGGAAGAGGAAAAGGGTGGACTTGAAAAGGCATGATTCTGTGGTAGGTGAAGTGTTAACAGAGGTTAGGAGGTTTGGCAAGCACTTTGCAAGGAAGAAAAAAGTTAGATCAGCTAATGCTAAGGATTCGGATAAATCTGAAGATGGCCAAGTTTCAAGTGACATTGTTATTACATCATATGGAAGCAGTTATTGGGTTTCCTGCCTTTTGAATTGTATTTTAATGTATTTGAGGAGGTCGACTGTTAGTTTGCAGCAAATCTTTGGATTCATCAACTCGAAACCCCTGAGGGACGTTTATTCATTGCACGGAATCCTCCTCCTCCAG GACCAGACTCCCAGGAAAATCAAAACTGGAGCTTGTGTTATCTCTGGCGTCAGGTGTTCAGTTCCTGTTTTTTCTCTGGACTTTTCTACAGTCCCGTGTTGCTTTATATACCTGCACTCAAGCTTGCTTCTCAGATTTGTTCCCATGTCCTATGCACTAGTCATGTATCCTACAGTTGCCGTTGATGAAGTCACGGTGACTAATGACAAGGAGATTGTATCTTGCCTCACCCCTGTTAATAATCAGTCTGGATTGGATGTAGTAGCATCTGgagtatatgattccaaaaagATTGAAGTGGTGAACCCAACTGTTGGTCTTCCTAAATTAGCTGCCAGGCACTTGCAGCCAAGGAACAGTCGTAATATCCAGAAGAGGAGAAGCTCATTGAGGTCAATGAGAGACAGACATTCTTCTTTTGGCACACAGAATGCCAATGGTGTTTTGACTTCTGACAGGTTAAGGTTCAGACGTGATGGCCTCCGATTTTCCTCTCGGACATCTCATTATGAGCTTAGAAGTTCACGACAGAAAACTTCCTCACCAAGTGTCAAAGAACTAAAATCTGCTTTGGTGGGATTAACACAGAATATAGATGCAACGAGTTGTTCGGCAAACATATTGGTTATTGAACCAGACAAGTGTTACAGAGAAGAAGGCGCTGTTATTGCTATGGAACTTTCTGCTGCAAAACAATGGATTCTAGCAGTGAAGATAGGTGGTGTAAGGAGATTTAATCTTACTACTGAAAAAGTTATGAGGCCATGTAGTTCCAACCGTGTAACTCATGACATAATATGGGTTGGGGATAGTGGTTGGAAGTTAGAGTTTCCAGATAGGCAAGACTGGTTGATTTTCAAGGAACTGTATAAAGGATGTTCTGATCGCAATGTACAGCCCCCTGTGGTGAGCATCATTCCTGTTCCTGGTGTACGTGAAGTATCAGGCTATGCAGAGAGCAATCCTCCCGATTTTGCCCGGCCAGTTTCATACATCACTGTTAAAGATGATGAACTAGCAAGGGCATTAGCAAGGAGTACAGCTAACTATGACATGGATTGTGATGACGAGGAATGGCTGAGAAATTTTAATGATCAGCCTAGTCTGGAAAATGATCACCTTTCAGCTGAGAGCTTTGAGTTGCTGATTGATACTTTTGAGAAGGGCTTCTATTGTAATCCCGATGATTACTCTGATGAGAAAGCTGCTGTTAGTAGTTGCCCaaataaggaaaagaaagagattGTAGAGGCTGTGTATAGTTACTGGTTGAAAAAGAGGAAGCAAAACCGGTCTTCCCTGATAAAAATTTTCCAG TGTTATCAGCCAAGGAGAACTCAAGTGATCCCAAAATCTGTTTTCCGGAAGAAGAGGTCTTTCAAACGGCAAGGAAGCCAAGCTGGTAGAGGCAAACAGCGACCTTTTCTACCAG AGAAAGATGCTTTACAGCAGCAGAACGCGGTCCTGAAGGTGAAAGAAGCAAAAGCTGCTGCAAACAAGTCGGAGGATTTGGCAGTTAAGATGAGACACAAGGCTCAACAGCTGATGGAGAACGCCGATCTAGCAACTTACAAAGCAATGATGGCACTTAAAATAGCTGAAGCAGCTAAGATTGCTAAATCTACAGAAGCTGTTGCGCCGTTTTTCCTAGGTTAG
- the LOC129892667 gene encoding uncharacterized mitochondrial protein AtMg00860-like produces the protein MCEFAQHELHFLGHVISQGNLRMDEAKVQAIKEWEAPTKVTKLRSFLGLANYYRRFISTYSAKSDPLTELLKKNKPWVWSEDCKKAFKELKAAVIEEPILALPDFSKTFEVHTDASDYAIGGARWQDFLAEFDYELDYKPGKGNVVADALSKKFELAAITTTYCDIQDAIKDGLQHDPEAKRLMDLAVQGKTKRFWVEDGLLLTAG, from the exons ATGTGCGAGTTTGCCCAACATGAACTgcacttcttgggacatgtCATCAGCCAGGGGAATCTACGGATGGACGAGGCAAAAGTTCAGGCCATTAAAGAGTGGGAGGCGCCCACAAAGGTAACCAaacttagatcttttcttggacttgctAACTATTACCGCAGGTTCATAAGCACCTACTCCGCCAAATCCGATCCACTTACGGagctattgaagaagaataagccgTGGGTTTGGAGCGAGGACTGTAAGAAGGCCTTTAAAGAACTCAAGGCTGCCGTAATAGAGGAACCGATCCTAGCGTTGCCTGACTTCTCCAAGACATTCGAAGTGCATACAGATGCCTCCGACTATGCCATTGGGGGA GCTAGGTGGCAAGACTTCTTGGCCGAGTTTGACTATGAGCTGGACTACAAGCCAGGAAAAGGCAATGTTGTGGCCGATGCCTTAAGCAAGAAGTTCGAGTTGGCTGCCATCACCACCACATATTGTGACATCCAAGATGCAATCAAGGATGGTCTACAGCATGATCCAGAGGCAAAGAGGCTTATGGATTTAGCCGTTCAAGGAAAGACAAAGCGCTTCTGGGTAGAAGACGGACTCTTGCTTACCGCCGGGTGA
- the LOC129891746 gene encoding uncharacterized protein LOC129891746 isoform X1, producing MPSVGGMRRTTRIFGARVLRSGRRLSTPGEVKRAKHGDEWIGLLDNVGGGGGTDASRCKKNGWLKKDVSPKHEAVQMDIDVDSKAMDEPETPEAPVAETISLVSNIHRMWGIVYTRKRKRVDLKRHDSVVGEVLTEVRRFGKHFARKKKVRSANAKDSDKSEDGQVSSDIVITSYGSSYWVSCLLNCILMYLRRSTVSLQQIFGFINSKPLRDVYSLHGILLLQDQTPRKIKTGACVISGVRCSVPVFSLDFSTVPCCFIYLHSSLLLRFVPMSYALVMYPTVAVDEVTVTNDKEIVSCLTPVNNQSGLDVVASGVYDSKKIEVVNPTVGLPKLAARHLQPRNSRNIQKRRSSLRSMRDRHSSFGTQNANGVLTSDRLRFRRDGLRFSSRTSHYELRSSRQKTSSPSVKELKSALVGLTQNIDATSCSANILVIEPDKCYREEGAVIAMELSAAKQWILAVKIGGVRRFNLTTEKVMRPCSSNRVTHDIIWVGDSGWKLEFPDRQDWLIFKELYKGCSDRNVQPPVVSIIPVPGVREVSGYAESNPPDFARPVSYITVKDDELARALARSTANYDMDCDDEEWLRNFNDQPSLENDHLSAESFELLIDTFEKGFYCNPDDYSDEKAAVSSCPNKEKKEIVEAVYSYWLKKRKQNRSSLIKIFQCYQPRRTQVIPKSVFRKKRSFKRQGSQAGRGKQRPFLPVVVAEKDALQQQNAVLKVKEAKAAANKSEDLAVKMRHKAQQLMENADLATYKAMMALKIAEAAKIAKSTEAVAPFFLG from the exons ATGCCTTCGGTGGGTGGGATGAGAAGGACTACAAGGATATTTGGGGCAAGGGTTTTGAGGTCAGGACGGAGGTTGTCGACTCCAGGTGAGGTTAAGCGGGCAAAACATGGGGATGAGTGGATTGGGCTTCTTGACAATGTAGGTGGTGGTGGCGGTACTGATGCCTCTAGGTGCAAGAAAAACGGGTGGCTTAAGAAGGATGTTTCTCCGAAGCATGAAGCTGTCCAAATGGATATTGATGTAGATAGTAAGGCTATGGATGAACCGGAGACACCTGAGGCACCTGTGGCGGAGACCATTAGCCTGGTTAGCAATATACATAGGATGTGGGGAATTGTATATACAAGGAAGAGGAAAAGGGTGGACTTGAAAAGGCATGATTCTGTGGTAGGTGAAGTGTTAACAGAGGTTAGGAGGTTTGGCAAGCACTTTGCAAGGAAGAAAAAAGTTAGATCAGCTAATGCTAAGGATTCGGATAAATCTGAAGATGGCCAAGTTTCAAGTGACATTGTTATTACATCATATGGAAGCAGTTATTGGGTTTCCTGCCTTTTGAATTGTATTTTAATGTATTTGAGGAGGTCGACTGTTAGTTTGCAGCAAATCTTTGGATTCATCAACTCGAAACCCCTGAGGGACGTTTATTCATTGCACGGAATCCTCCTCCTCCAG GACCAGACTCCCAGGAAAATCAAAACTGGAGCTTGTGTTATCTCTGGCGTCAGGTGTTCAGTTCCTGTTTTTTCTCTGGACTTTTCTACAGTCCCGTGTTGCTTTATATACCTGCACTCAAGCTTGCTTCTCAGATTTGTTCCCATGTCCTATGCACTAGTCATGTATCCTACAGTTGCCGTTGATGAAGTCACGGTGACTAATGACAAGGAGATTGTATCTTGCCTCACCCCTGTTAATAATCAGTCTGGATTGGATGTAGTAGCATCTGgagtatatgattccaaaaagATTGAAGTGGTGAACCCAACTGTTGGTCTTCCTAAATTAGCTGCCAGGCACTTGCAGCCAAGGAACAGTCGTAATATCCAGAAGAGGAGAAGCTCATTGAGGTCAATGAGAGACAGACATTCTTCTTTTGGCACACAGAATGCCAATGGTGTTTTGACTTCTGACAGGTTAAGGTTCAGACGTGATGGCCTCCGATTTTCCTCTCGGACATCTCATTATGAGCTTAGAAGTTCACGACAGAAAACTTCCTCACCAAGTGTCAAAGAACTAAAATCTGCTTTGGTGGGATTAACACAGAATATAGATGCAACGAGTTGTTCGGCAAACATATTGGTTATTGAACCAGACAAGTGTTACAGAGAAGAAGGCGCTGTTATTGCTATGGAACTTTCTGCTGCAAAACAATGGATTCTAGCAGTGAAGATAGGTGGTGTAAGGAGATTTAATCTTACTACTGAAAAAGTTATGAGGCCATGTAGTTCCAACCGTGTAACTCATGACATAATATGGGTTGGGGATAGTGGTTGGAAGTTAGAGTTTCCAGATAGGCAAGACTGGTTGATTTTCAAGGAACTGTATAAAGGATGTTCTGATCGCAATGTACAGCCCCCTGTGGTGAGCATCATTCCTGTTCCTGGTGTACGTGAAGTATCAGGCTATGCAGAGAGCAATCCTCCCGATTTTGCCCGGCCAGTTTCATACATCACTGTTAAAGATGATGAACTAGCAAGGGCATTAGCAAGGAGTACAGCTAACTATGACATGGATTGTGATGACGAGGAATGGCTGAGAAATTTTAATGATCAGCCTAGTCTGGAAAATGATCACCTTTCAGCTGAGAGCTTTGAGTTGCTGATTGATACTTTTGAGAAGGGCTTCTATTGTAATCCCGATGATTACTCTGATGAGAAAGCTGCTGTTAGTAGTTGCCCaaataaggaaaagaaagagattGTAGAGGCTGTGTATAGTTACTGGTTGAAAAAGAGGAAGCAAAACCGGTCTTCCCTGATAAAAATTTTCCAG TGTTATCAGCCAAGGAGAACTCAAGTGATCCCAAAATCTGTTTTCCGGAAGAAGAGGTCTTTCAAACGGCAAGGAAGCCAAGCTGGTAGAGGCAAACAGCGACCTTTTCTACCAG TGGTAGTTGCAGAGAAAGATGCTTTACAGCAGCAGAACGCGGTCCTGAAGGTGAAAGAAGCAAAAGCTGCTGCAAACAAGTCGGAGGATTTGGCAGTTAAGATGAGACACAAGGCTCAACAGCTGATGGAGAACGCCGATCTAGCAACTTACAAAGCAATGATGGCACTTAAAATAGCTGAAGCAGCTAAGATTGCTAAATCTACAGAAGCTGTTGCGCCGTTTTTCCTAGGTTAG
- the LOC129892181 gene encoding universal stress protein PHOS32-like encodes MTQSPPKLTNSLPISPNFSLSAAHRRVAIAVDLSDESAFAVKWAVQNYLRPGDAVILLHVQPTSVLYGADWGISTSSAHKIEQDYENFTNNKATQLALPLVEANVPFKIHIVKDRDMKERLCLEVERLRLSAMIMGSRGFGANNNRGIVSKGKLGSVSDYCVKNCICPVVVVRHPQEVEKKAAAAVVEAELPSVPEEDHGADDELKDD; translated from the exons ATGACTCAATCACCCCCAAAACTAACCAATTCCCTTCCCATTTCCCCCAACTTTTCACTCTCCGCCGCACACCGCCGCGTCGCCATTGCCGTCGATCTCAGTGACGAGAGTGCCTTCGCCGTTAAATGGGCGGTCCAAAACTACCTCCGACCAGGAGATGCcgtcattctcctccacgtccAACCAACTTCCGTTCTCTACGGCGCAGATTGGGGCATCAGCACCTCCTCTGCTCACAAAATCGAACAAGATTATGAAAATTTCACCAATAATAAAGCGACCCAATTGGCGTTACCTTTAGTAGAAGCGAATGTTCCGTTCAAAATTCACATAGTGAAAGATCgggatatgaaagaaaggttgTGTTTGGAAGTGGAGAGGTTGAGATTGAGTGCAATGATTATGGGAAGCAGAGGATTTGGAGCTAATAATAACAGGGGAATTGTTAGTAAAGGGAAACTTGGAAGTGTTAGTGATTATTGTGTGAAAAATTGTATTTGTCCTGTTGTGGTTGTTAGGCACCCACAAGAAGTGGAGAAGAAGGCGGCGGCGGCGGTGGTTGAGGCTGAGCTTCCATCGGTACCGGAGGAGGACCATGGTGCTGATGATGAGCTAAAAG ATGATTGA
- the LOC129893472 gene encoding uncharacterized protein LOC129893472, with protein sequence MESGMVSVDRWTAGSQVYFLTHLHADHLCGLTSKWSRGPLYCSRITAKLFPIKFPGFDFSLLRIVEIGQWHSVSLLSPSSGSSTTVYFMAIDAHHCPGAVMYLLRGEFGCTLYTGDFRWESTSERAQTGRTMLLKAMKDVKLDMIYLDNTYCNPTYCFPSREVAARQVLSIISSHPNHDVVIAVDTVGKENLLLYISRVLKTKIWVWPERLQIMHILGFHDIFTTKTSVTRIRAVPRYSFNIETLEGLNTMRPTIGIMPSGLPWAPKAFRGKEKLSSESPPLLLHNRWHTDVTTSITSSKPNGGSLSAGRYDHYIYTVPYSDHSCFPELQKFVEFVKPINIKGIVSSSASNVDPLYHFGSICRIQQASEVLYQRLRSKRYEKVVIDMKSSFGCTSSMQLGRKRRKRQIYSAGIHFSRVRLLRRERQGVKIVDTDSD encoded by the exons ATGGAGAGTGGAATGGTATCAGTGGATCGTTGGACTGCTGGAAGCCAAGTCTACTTTCTAACTCACCTTCACGCCGACCATTTGTGTGGACTCACTTCCAAATGGTCGAGGGGACCCCTTTACTGCTCCCGCATTACTGCTAAGCTCTTTCCCATCAAATTTCCAGGATTTGACTTCTCTCTCCTTCGCATTGTTGAAATTGGTCAATGGCACTCTGTTTCTCTACTATCTCCTTCTTCTGGTTCTTCTACTACTGTCTATTTCATGGCCATCGATGCTCATCATTGCCCTG GAGCAGTAATGTATCTGCTTCGTGGTGAATTTGGCTGCACACTCTATACTGGGGATTTCCGTTGGGAGAGCACAAGTGAGAGAGCACAAACTGGAAGGACCATGCTGCTTAAAGCTATGAAGGATGTAAAGCTTGACATGATTTACTTGGATAATACTTACTGTAACCCGACATATTGTTTTCCTTCACGTGAAGTTGCTGCTAGACAG GTTTTAAGCATCATATCCTCTCATCCTAATCATGATGTTGTCATTGCTGTTGACACAGTAGGGAAAGAAAATCTTCTGCTGTACATATCACGTGTCCTGAAAACAAAG ATTTGGGTGTGGCCAGAACGCTTACAAATTATGCATATTCTTGGGTTCCATGACATCTTTACTACTAAAACTTCAGTGACAAGGATTCGTGCTGTTCCTCGTTATAGTTTTAATATTGAGACTCTGGAGGGACTGAATACAATGCGTCCAACCATAGGGATCATGCCATCTGGTCTCCCTTGGGCGCCGAAAGCTTTCAGAGGAAAGGAAAAACTTTCCTCGGAATCTCCTCCTTTGCTACTTCATAATAGGTGGCACACAGATGTTACAACCTCTATTACCTCAAGCAAGCCAAATGGAGGTTCATTAAGTGCAGGGAGATATGATCATTACATATATACAGTTCCATATTCTGATCACTCATGCTTTCCCGAGTTACAAAAATTTGTTGAGTTTGTCAAGCCAATCAATATCAAAGGCATCGTATCTTCATCTGCTTCTAATGTTGACCCCCTTTACCACTTTGGAAGCATTTGTCGAATTCAACAAGCATCAGAGGTCTTATACCAGAGGCTCAGAAGTAAAAGATATGAAAAAGTTGTCATTGACATGAAGTCTTCCTTTGGATGCACCAGTTCGATGCAATTAGGGaggaaaaggagaaaaagacAAATTTATAGTGCAGGTATTCATTTTAGTAGGGTGAGGTtgttgagaagagagaggcaaGGAGTAAAGATTGTGGATACAGATTCTGATTAA